A single region of the Chitinivibrionales bacterium genome encodes:
- a CDS encoding PKD domain-containing protein codes for MEHRYLRVNLFTVSLIVAALCFSCAKKTGDTFYPVANIVVGECKVIPEGGEEQVVEKDMQIKPGDVLIIPSKAKLKLTLSNENSIYLNENTELSVETMDKADGNRYLHLNFSKGDVFAVLNNMAALSSSFSISTGNAAISLEENAHFAVYHEENKTMIISLSGRLSCTPRQGDDFNLSPCQKALVDNSGVLKTDVAKVDKEHLVAWVSESVVGASLAHSGCEPISRQAENLPPIWLEEPQTSATVGKIYRDTIFAQDPESTRIVFSLIEGPVEMKVDSFSGELSFKPSKAGAFSVVLRASDEQGASDDFRYDLVVDEQEAQLRASLFCSKQVSPGDAVTIDASRSKNKPEGPEELMYRFDVNGDNKWDYPSDGTYGKKAAIKHTYKEQGEYRIKVQIKNAQGKTAQATRKIIVNSPPVAQISVKPSSGTIGTEFVFSAEKSTDGTDPLDELTVRWDFDDDGVWDYPGENGFAKEKTATWSWDNQGDYVVTCEVRDRYGAVSSTKITVTVSEALEIKSLAGPDSASVGSDVSFVCNLVTTDTAGITYAWDFDGDKKVEKKGPEPKAATSFEKEGNYTITCTVTDKKGRIAEKSRTVSITNAPPSVDAKGPYRVQVNSMLSVNGTASDPDNSIVSYSWDFDNDNKADWSSSTNSRASYTYKNAGEHMAKLTVKSDDGKTALDSTKVVVVNDPPRAFAGKDILSRRKRKILLKGSGKDVDGKIAKYEWDFNGDGTFDWSSNDTGYVEHEFDAFSTAILKVTDSDGESASDTIRIIICPDGMEPVDEAGKFCIDEYEWPNKRNEEPLNKVTYEQARAKCASVGKRLCTAEEWEAACSGGGRKNNIYPYGTKYDVEKCNTLGNSWSDNKPTKSGKYPDCKSRYDVLDMSGNYAEWTAGGNEKSAYVYGGSWQSKEKDSQCTSRVLLSKDTKYFYVGFRCCK; via the coding sequence ATGGAGCACCGCTACTTGCGAGTAAATCTTTTCACGGTAAGTTTAATTGTTGCAGCGCTTTGCTTTTCATGTGCAAAAAAGACAGGGGACACCTTTTATCCTGTGGCAAATATCGTGGTTGGTGAATGTAAAGTTATTCCTGAAGGCGGAGAAGAGCAGGTTGTCGAAAAAGACATGCAGATTAAACCCGGTGATGTCCTCATTATTCCATCCAAAGCGAAATTGAAACTGACATTGAGCAATGAGAATAGTATTTACCTCAACGAAAATACCGAATTGAGTGTCGAGACAATGGACAAAGCCGACGGCAACAGGTATCTCCATTTGAATTTTTCAAAAGGTGATGTCTTTGCGGTGTTGAATAATATGGCTGCCCTCTCCAGTTCATTTTCCATATCGACGGGAAACGCGGCAATTTCTTTAGAAGAAAACGCCCACTTTGCCGTATATCATGAAGAAAACAAAACGATGATAATTTCACTGAGCGGCCGGTTGAGTTGTACTCCGCGACAGGGTGATGATTTTAATCTTTCTCCCTGTCAGAAGGCTTTAGTTGACAATTCGGGCGTTTTAAAAACGGACGTGGCTAAAGTTGATAAAGAACATCTCGTGGCATGGGTAAGTGAGTCGGTAGTCGGTGCATCGCTGGCACATTCGGGCTGTGAACCGATTTCCCGTCAGGCCGAGAACCTTCCGCCTATATGGCTCGAAGAACCTCAGACGTCAGCCACCGTCGGGAAAATATACCGGGATACCATTTTTGCTCAGGATCCAGAAAGCACCCGGATCGTTTTCAGCCTGATTGAAGGACCGGTGGAGATGAAGGTCGATTCTTTTTCCGGAGAATTAAGCTTTAAACCCTCTAAAGCCGGTGCGTTTTCTGTGGTGCTGCGGGCCAGTGATGAGCAGGGGGCTTCCGATGATTTCAGGTACGATCTTGTTGTTGATGAACAGGAAGCGCAATTGCGGGCCAGTCTCTTCTGTTCAAAACAGGTATCACCCGGTGATGCGGTAACCATCGATGCTTCACGATCAAAAAATAAACCCGAGGGCCCCGAAGAACTCATGTACCGTTTTGATGTGAATGGAGATAATAAATGGGATTATCCTTCCGATGGTACGTATGGAAAAAAGGCCGCAATTAAACATACCTATAAAGAGCAAGGCGAGTATCGGATTAAAGTACAGATCAAAAACGCTCAGGGCAAAACCGCACAGGCGACTCGCAAAATTATCGTCAACAGCCCTCCGGTCGCACAAATTTCAGTTAAACCATCATCAGGAACAATCGGCACCGAGTTTGTATTCAGCGCCGAAAAGAGCACCGACGGCACTGATCCGCTGGATGAGCTGACTGTCCGGTGGGATTTTGACGATGACGGGGTTTGGGATTATCCCGGAGAGAATGGTTTTGCAAAGGAGAAAACGGCCACCTGGTCCTGGGACAACCAGGGAGACTATGTCGTTACCTGCGAGGTGCGTGACCGGTATGGTGCAGTATCCTCGACAAAAATTACCGTAACCGTCAGCGAAGCACTGGAGATCAAATCGCTTGCCGGTCCCGATTCCGCGAGTGTGGGCAGTGACGTTTCGTTTGTATGCAATCTGGTTACTACCGACACGGCCGGCATTACCTATGCCTGGGATTTCGATGGTGATAAAAAGGTGGAGAAAAAAGGACCTGAACCAAAAGCCGCAACGAGCTTTGAAAAGGAAGGGAACTATACCATAACCTGCACGGTTACCGATAAAAAAGGCAGGATTGCAGAAAAATCCAGGACTGTTTCCATTACCAATGCACCACCGAGTGTTGATGCAAAAGGACCGTATCGTGTTCAGGTGAATTCGATGCTTTCAGTCAACGGCACTGCATCCGATCCCGACAACAGCATTGTTTCCTACTCATGGGATTTTGACAATGATAATAAGGCCGACTGGTCGTCATCAACAAATTCCCGGGCAAGCTATACCTACAAAAACGCCGGAGAACACATGGCGAAATTGACGGTTAAATCCGATGATGGAAAGACTGCGCTTGACTCGACGAAAGTTGTGGTTGTTAATGATCCGCCGCGCGCATTTGCGGGTAAAGATATTCTTTCACGGAGAAAACGAAAGATACTGCTTAAAGGAAGCGGGAAAGATGTCGATGGAAAGATTGCGAAATATGAGTGGGATTTTAACGGAGACGGCACATTTGACTGGTCATCCAATGATACGGGCTATGTCGAGCATGAATTCGATGCATTCTCCACTGCGATTTTAAAAGTTACCGATAGTGACGGTGAAAGCGCTTCTGATACGATCCGGATAATTATCTGCCCCGATGGTATGGAACCGGTCGATGAGGCGGGGAAATTCTGTATCGATGAATATGAGTGGCCGAATAAACGCAATGAAGAGCCGCTTAATAAAGTTACCTACGAACAAGCCCGAGCAAAATGTGCAAGTGTGGGGAAAAGATTGTGTACCGCCGAAGAATGGGAAGCTGCCTGTTCGGGAGGGGGTAGGAAAAATAATATCTATCCCTACGGAACCAAGTACGATGTGGAAAAATGCAATACCCTCGGTAACAGCTGGAGTGATAACAAACCAACAAAATCCGGCAAATATCCCGATTGTAAGAGCCGTTACGACGTTCTGGATATGAGCGGCAACTATGCAGAATGGACCGCCGGCGGCAATGAAAAAAGCGCATATGTGTATGGAGGATCGTGGCAGAGCAAGGAAAAAGACAGTCAATGTACTTCGCGTGTCCTACTTTCGAAGGACACGAAGTATTTTTATGTCGGATTCCGATGCTGCAAATAA
- a CDS encoding helicase — protein sequence MNIDNPLIIQSDSTLLLEVNNPRFTEARDAISIFAHLEKSPEYIHTYMITPLSLWNASSLGISSDDVVGRLEEFSKYPVPGNVCQDVRELMGRYGKFVLKTSDNRLVLKASNAQQLNHLTAHPKIAPLVGEKVGTDEIVVPGQNRGILKQCFIQIGFPINDQAGYVDGAPYDVELRETSRDGTSFSVRTYQQQAAESFIGDSSTSGGSGVVVLPCGAGKTVVGLYVMALLKRRTLILVTSITAARQWKEEILDKTDLTEESIGEYSGETKEIKPITLATYQILTYRKKKTEDFSHFKLFNQENWGLIIYDEVHLLPAPVFKFTADIQARRRLGLTATLVREDGHEEDVFSLIGPKKYDIPWKDLERQGWIATAKCVEIRVDLPSSEKLKYLSCTSREQIRMAYENPYKMPVARELLDKHKDDQVLIMGQYLSQLDEFSAEFDAPLITGATPNAKRITLYEQFKKGEIKQLILSKVGNFAVDLPDANVAIQVSGSFGSRQEEAQRLGRILRPKKKEEQATFYSIVTRESRELDFAMKRQLFLTEQGYSYDIQYRELE from the coding sequence ATGAATATCGATAATCCGCTGATTATTCAAAGTGACAGCACCCTCCTTCTTGAAGTAAATAATCCCCGATTCACCGAAGCTCGCGATGCGATCAGTATATTTGCTCATCTGGAAAAAAGCCCCGAATACATTCACACGTATATGATAACGCCTTTATCGCTGTGGAACGCATCTTCTCTGGGGATTAGTTCAGATGATGTCGTGGGGCGGCTGGAAGAGTTTTCCAAATATCCTGTGCCGGGCAATGTGTGCCAGGATGTCCGGGAACTCATGGGGCGTTATGGTAAATTCGTTTTAAAAACCAGCGACAACCGGCTGGTGCTTAAAGCGAGTAATGCGCAACAGTTGAATCATCTTACCGCACATCCGAAAATAGCTCCATTGGTGGGAGAGAAAGTGGGGACCGATGAAATCGTTGTTCCCGGTCAGAATCGGGGTATACTCAAACAGTGTTTCATCCAGATCGGCTTTCCGATAAATGACCAGGCCGGGTATGTTGACGGTGCTCCCTATGATGTAGAACTCAGAGAAACGAGCAGAGACGGTACTTCCTTTTCTGTCAGAACGTATCAGCAACAGGCTGCAGAGAGCTTTATCGGCGACAGCTCGACTTCCGGGGGGAGTGGAGTGGTTGTTCTTCCCTGCGGTGCCGGAAAGACCGTGGTCGGACTCTATGTCATGGCGCTATTGAAACGCCGGACCCTTATTCTGGTTACCAGCATTACCGCCGCACGGCAATGGAAAGAAGAAATTCTGGATAAAACCGATCTTACCGAAGAGAGTATCGGAGAGTACAGCGGAGAAACAAAAGAGATCAAACCCATAACTCTTGCAACATATCAGATTCTAACTTACCGCAAGAAAAAGACCGAAGATTTTTCCCATTTCAAGCTCTTCAATCAGGAAAACTGGGGATTGATAATCTACGATGAAGTCCATTTACTTCCGGCTCCTGTTTTCAAATTCACCGCCGATATTCAGGCTCGCCGCCGGTTAGGTCTGACGGCCACCCTGGTGAGGGAAGACGGGCATGAAGAGGATGTTTTCTCTCTGATCGGACCGAAAAAATACGATATTCCCTGGAAAGATCTGGAGCGGCAGGGGTGGATAGCAACGGCAAAATGCGTTGAAATCAGAGTCGACCTGCCGTCATCGGAAAAACTCAAGTACCTCTCCTGTACTTCCCGGGAGCAAATCCGTATGGCATACGAGAATCCTTATAAAATGCCGGTCGCCCGGGAACTGCTCGATAAACATAAAGACGATCAGGTGCTTATCATGGGACAATACCTGTCCCAGCTCGATGAGTTCTCGGCTGAATTCGATGCCCCGCTTATTACCGGCGCCACACCCAACGCAAAAAGGATTACCCTTTACGAACAGTTCAAAAAAGGGGAGATAAAACAGCTCATTCTGTCGAAGGTCGGTAATTTTGCCGTCGATTTGCCCGATGCAAATGTGGCTATCCAGGTCTCCGGGTCCTTCGGATCCCGTCAGGAGGAAGCACAGCGCCTTGGAAGAATCCTGCGGCCCAAGAAAAAGGAGGAGCAGGCAACGTTCTATTCAATCGTTACCCGGGAATCCCGAGAACTGGATTTCGCCATGAAACGGCAACTCTTTCTCACCGAACAGGGGTACTCCTATGATATCCAATATCGGGAACTGGAGTAA
- a CDS encoding NUDIX domain-containing protein, translated as MPFPVFRISRRPDCIYAVFIIKFKGPPMQMHTRSAGGVVVNKDDNVLVVNQNRNSWSLPKGHIKPDEDPLAAAMREIEEESGITDLQHVKYLGSYDRYRIGKDGGDDESELKTIMMHLFMTSQMTLEPTDPHNPEARWIDKGDVAGLLTHDKDKEFFLSVKDAIGNER; from the coding sequence ATGCCCTTTCCGGTATTCCGGATAAGCCGTCGCCCAGATTGTATATACGCTGTTTTCATAATTAAATTTAAAGGGCCACCTATGCAGATGCATACCAGGAGTGCAGGAGGAGTCGTTGTCAATAAGGACGACAATGTTTTGGTTGTCAATCAGAACCGCAATTCATGGTCGCTCCCCAAGGGGCATATCAAACCCGATGAAGACCCCCTCGCCGCAGCCATGCGGGAGATTGAAGAAGAGAGCGGCATCACCGACCTTCAGCACGTTAAATACCTCGGAAGCTACGACCGCTATAGAATCGGTAAGGATGGCGGTGATGATGAATCGGAACTGAAAACGATTATGATGCATCTCTTTATGACTTCCCAGATGACGCTCGAGCCGACAGATCCCCATAACCCCGAGGCCCGATGGATCGATAAGGGCGATGTCGCCGGTCTTTTAACCCATGACAAGGATAAAGAATTTTTCCTCAGTGTCAAAGATGCAATCGGGAATGAAAGGTAA
- the rmuC gene encoding DNA recombination protein RmuC: MEPFILAALIILIILTSILIFKKQTNKDFPSQFDASLNEKFLSFQTELNKSLASTREEVVRSKDMVSDHALKTLQTIKDMGGTIHKIVQQQENAQKLGQSLKDLLAAPKLRGNYGETILEEMLDRILPQGIWEKQYLVDGRERVDAAILYRDIVIPIDAKFPRDDYQRYLSASTEAEKSKCWRDYENAVRIQIRSIGTKYIKPEKGTAEFALMFIPSEAIYYETIAEKNHLGDSSRLYEYAQQNNVLPVSPNTFYAFLQIIIYGVRNIEIIKSAKKLQNQLKQMQKSFDGFYKKYEDIGKNLTKASESFRIGDDHILRYKQRLDNAVKLEVKNDEEKALPEEGDE; this comes from the coding sequence ATGGAACCATTCATTCTCGCTGCACTGATCATTCTGATTATATTGACATCGATTCTTATTTTTAAAAAACAAACAAACAAAGACTTTCCCTCTCAATTCGATGCCAGTTTGAATGAAAAATTTCTTTCCTTTCAGACCGAGTTGAATAAGTCTCTGGCAAGTACCCGTGAAGAAGTTGTTCGGTCCAAAGATATGGTTTCGGACCATGCCCTGAAAACGCTTCAGACAATCAAAGATATGGGGGGGACTATTCATAAAATCGTCCAGCAGCAGGAAAATGCACAGAAACTCGGTCAGTCACTTAAAGATCTGCTTGCTGCACCGAAATTACGGGGCAATTACGGCGAGACTATCCTCGAAGAGATGCTTGACAGAATACTTCCGCAGGGGATATGGGAAAAACAGTACCTTGTTGATGGGCGGGAGCGGGTCGATGCGGCTATCCTCTATCGGGATATTGTCATTCCTATCGATGCCAAATTTCCCCGTGACGATTATCAGCGATACCTGAGTGCTTCAACCGAGGCTGAAAAAAGCAAGTGCTGGCGGGATTATGAGAATGCCGTTCGTATTCAGATTAGAAGTATCGGGACCAAGTATATCAAACCCGAAAAAGGGACCGCCGAGTTTGCGCTCATGTTTATACCTTCGGAGGCTATTTACTACGAAACTATCGCAGAAAAAAATCATCTGGGCGACAGTTCGAGACTCTATGAGTATGCACAGCAGAATAACGTCCTTCCGGTAAGCCCCAATACCTTTTATGCTTTTTTACAAATAATAATTTACGGTGTCAGAAACATCGAGATAATCAAGAGTGCCAAAAAACTTCAAAACCAGCTCAAACAGATGCAGAAGTCTTTTGACGGATTTTATAAAAAATATGAAGATATCGGAAAGAATCTTACCAAAGCATCCGAATCATTCCGCATTGGGGATGATCATATCCTTCGGTATAAACAAAGACTCGACAACGCAGTGAAACTCGAAGTAAAGAACGATGAAGAGAAAGCTCTTCCCGAAGAAGGGGACGAATAG
- a CDS encoding DUF116 domain-containing protein: MSFSLPLGAAVQKSELTRYNWRSAWTKLTFLSLCWLSYVIFAALGSVIYYLIFPRLENTGFDIVVLSLFVLFVTVLGVGLALITITSLTGIDLLYPHGKPALTVTVLFPIAEMLSKLFGIKKSKLRTSFVKVNNALTIAQAKRIKSNRVLVLLPHCLQIDVCNRKITNDINNCARCKRCPVAELLELGDKYGLKIDVVNGGTLAVRKVKQFRPDGIVAVACERDLTFGILDVYPIPVYGVLNDRPYGPCYNTCVDMNFVEEAVRFFKNSRKQKAPASS, encoded by the coding sequence ATGTCTTTCTCATTACCACTCGGCGCAGCAGTGCAAAAATCAGAATTAACTCGCTACAACTGGCGCTCGGCCTGGACAAAACTGACGTTTTTATCGTTATGCTGGCTCAGCTATGTTATTTTCGCTGCGCTGGGATCGGTTATCTATTATCTGATCTTTCCCCGGCTGGAAAACACCGGATTCGACATTGTCGTCCTGAGTTTATTCGTACTCTTTGTTACCGTTTTGGGTGTGGGGCTTGCCCTGATTACGATCACCTCACTCACCGGTATCGACCTTCTCTATCCTCACGGCAAACCTGCATTAACAGTGACCGTGCTTTTTCCAATCGCAGAGATGCTGAGTAAACTGTTCGGAATTAAAAAGAGCAAACTCCGGACTTCATTTGTCAAAGTAAACAATGCGCTGACTATCGCCCAGGCAAAGAGGATCAAAAGCAACCGGGTCCTTGTTCTGCTTCCCCACTGTCTCCAAATCGATGTCTGCAATCGCAAAATCACCAATGATATAAACAATTGTGCCCGCTGCAAACGGTGTCCTGTTGCAGAACTTCTTGAGCTGGGAGATAAGTACGGGCTGAAAATTGACGTGGTCAACGGGGGGACTCTTGCTGTACGAAAGGTAAAACAGTTCAGACCCGACGGCATTGTTGCGGTAGCATGCGAACGCGATCTTACCTTTGGAATTCTGGATGTTTATCCGATTCCGGTATATGGTGTCCTCAACGACCGTCCCTACGGACCATGTTATAATACCTGTGTAGATATGAACTTTGTTGAAGAAGCGGTCAGGTTTTTTAAAAACAGCCGGAAGCAAAAGGCACCAGCTTCTTCGTAA
- a CDS encoding adenylosuccinate synthase, producing the protein MANVIVVGTQWGDEGKAKVIDYLTERSDLIIRFQGGANAGHTVIVDGDKFVFHMVPSGIMYPGKVCIVGNGVVFDAEQFLLEVDELTEKNINVIGRLFVSDKAQMVLPYHKLEDKASEMLKEGGKIGTTCRGIGPAYADKAHRSGIRTGDLKNWDTFIDLLKANFDHKKKFFDAFYTMPFDLDLDKTIEDFRKIRERLLPFLADTSEYIYTATGEGKQLLFEGAQGTFLDIDHGTYPFVTSSNTVAGSACTGSGIGPCLIDHVIGIVKTYTTRVGNGPFPTELEDATGELIRKHGGEYGATTGRPRRCGWFDAVMIRKSIQLNGITRLALTKLDVLDHLDEINVCTHYEINGKKTQVFPSDLQTLEKARPIYETLPGWKQQTAQCKTLADLPENTIKYINKIRELCYDTPPLLVSVGPDRSQTIEAEPL; encoded by the coding sequence ATGGCAAATGTTATCGTTGTCGGAACTCAGTGGGGTGATGAAGGCAAGGCAAAGGTTATCGATTACCTTACCGAGCGTTCCGATCTGATTATTCGCTTCCAAGGGGGAGCTAACGCAGGACACACGGTTATCGTTGATGGCGACAAATTTGTTTTTCACATGGTTCCATCGGGGATAATGTATCCCGGCAAGGTCTGCATTGTAGGCAATGGCGTTGTTTTTGACGCCGAGCAGTTTTTGCTTGAAGTCGATGAATTGACCGAAAAAAACATCAATGTTATCGGCCGTCTTTTCGTTTCAGATAAAGCCCAGATGGTGCTTCCGTACCACAAACTGGAAGATAAGGCATCGGAGATGCTTAAAGAGGGCGGCAAGATCGGTACTACCTGCCGGGGAATCGGTCCGGCCTATGCCGATAAAGCTCATCGAAGCGGTATACGCACCGGCGATCTGAAAAACTGGGACACCTTTATCGACCTTCTGAAAGCCAATTTCGACCATAAAAAGAAATTTTTCGATGCTTTCTATACCATGCCCTTTGATCTGGACCTCGACAAAACTATCGAAGATTTCCGGAAGATACGAGAACGGTTGCTTCCCTTTCTGGCAGATACTTCCGAGTATATTTATACCGCTACGGGAGAGGGGAAACAGCTTCTTTTTGAAGGCGCACAGGGTACATTTCTTGATATCGATCATGGAACCTATCCTTTTGTGACCTCATCGAATACTGTTGCAGGATCGGCATGTACCGGTTCCGGTATCGGCCCTTGCCTGATCGACCATGTGATCGGGATTGTCAAAACATACACCACCCGGGTTGGCAACGGACCTTTTCCTACCGAACTTGAAGATGCAACCGGCGAACTGATCCGTAAGCACGGCGGAGAGTACGGAGCCACCACGGGGCGTCCCCGCCGTTGCGGCTGGTTTGATGCTGTCATGATACGAAAATCGATCCAACTCAACGGTATAACCCGTCTGGCCCTGACCAAACTTGATGTTCTTGATCATCTCGATGAGATCAACGTTTGTACGCACTACGAAATAAACGGTAAAAAGACACAGGTCTTTCCATCAGATCTCCAAACACTCGAAAAAGCACGGCCCATATACGAGACGCTTCCGGGGTGGAAGCAGCAGACAGCACAGTGCAAAACCCTTGCCGATCTTCCGGAGAATACAATAAAGTATATTAATAAAATAAGGGAACTCTGTTATGACACTCCCCCGCTGCTCGTTTCAGTGGGGCCCGACCGTTCCCAGACTATCGAAGCTGAACCTTTATAA
- a CDS encoding NifU family protein, protein MKEQVQEIINEIRPNLQADGGDIELVDVTDDGIVQVRLQGACAGCPGAAMTLKMGVERILKSRIPEVKGVENIAV, encoded by the coding sequence ATGAAAGAACAAGTGCAGGAAATCATCAATGAGATCAGACCGAATCTTCAGGCAGACGGTGGAGATATCGAACTGGTTGATGTGACCGATGACGGCATTGTTCAGGTTCGCCTTCAGGGTGCCTGTGCCGGCTGTCCCGGTGCCGCCATGACCCTTAAAATGGGTGTTGAACGTATACTGAAATCCCGTATTCCCGAAGTAAAAGGTGTTGAAAATATCGCTGTCTAA
- a CDS encoding methyltransferase domain-containing protein, with protein sequence MLSRFAMKKIAILDIGCGTGNGIEIIPFGNYYIGVDLSFSMLYHMRERFKSRAVQADGYFLPMKPEAIDLIFAAGILEYQKDARRFLKSIIAPLKRGGHIFLTSSPPTLYTDLRKINGSMVWPRTADEVIAMGEKSGLTCLEKSRSLLQEQFLFIKN encoded by the coding sequence ATGCTCTCCCGGTTTGCAATGAAAAAAATTGCTATACTCGATATCGGCTGTGGTACCGGTAACGGTATCGAGATAATTCCATTCGGCAATTATTATATCGGTGTCGATCTTTCATTCAGCATGCTCTATCATATGAGAGAGCGGTTTAAATCCCGGGCAGTGCAGGCCGATGGTTATTTTCTTCCGATGAAACCCGAAGCCATCGATCTGATTTTCGCCGCCGGAATCCTTGAATATCAAAAAGACGCCCGACGGTTCCTGAAGAGCATAATCGCTCCGCTCAAGCGAGGAGGGCATATCTTTCTCACCTCATCTCCACCAACCCTGTACACCGATTTGCGAAAAATCAACGGCTCCATGGTCTGGCCGCGTACTGCAGATGAAGTTATTGCAATGGGAGAAAAATCCGGTCTCACCTGCCTCGAGAAAAGCCGTTCGCTGTTGCAGGAACAATTCCTATTTATTAAAAATTAA
- a CDS encoding 16S rRNA (uracil(1498)-N(3))-methyltransferase codes for MNLILLFNEDFIDKGRVCLKGRRAQHLLSVNRCSVGDSMRVGIENGDIGTGLVINVEKVRIELEVTLRIMPPPPIPLTLLLALPRPKALKRIIQAATAMGVKKIFILGCRHVEKSYWSTPVLTKENLRRHMILGLEQAQDTVMPRIQLRQWFKPFVEDELKTIAEKTTALVAQPDAGTVCPRGCKNPVTLAIGPERGFIPYEIEKLKEVGFTPVSLGPRILRVEHAVPALIGRMM; via the coding sequence ATGAACCTGATTCTTCTGTTCAATGAGGATTTTATCGATAAGGGGCGAGTCTGCCTGAAAGGCCGCCGGGCACAGCACCTTCTTTCAGTAAACCGGTGCTCGGTTGGCGATTCGATGCGGGTGGGTATCGAGAATGGTGACATCGGGACCGGCCTGGTTATTAATGTTGAGAAGGTGCGTATAGAGCTGGAGGTTACCCTCCGGATAATGCCTCCACCACCGATACCGCTGACCCTGTTACTTGCACTTCCCCGCCCAAAAGCTCTCAAACGGATTATTCAGGCAGCGACGGCAATGGGTGTCAAAAAGATTTTTATCCTGGGATGCCGGCATGTCGAAAAAAGTTACTGGTCGACACCCGTTCTTACAAAGGAGAACCTGCGCCGTCATATGATCCTGGGGCTCGAGCAGGCCCAGGATACGGTGATGCCCCGCATACAACTCCGTCAATGGTTCAAGCCCTTTGTTGAAGATGAACTCAAGACAATTGCCGAAAAAACAACAGCTCTGGTTGCTCAGCCGGACGCCGGGACAGTATGCCCCCGGGGATGTAAAAATCCTGTTACCCTGGCAATCGGTCCCGAACGGGGATTCATCCCCTATGAAATTGAGAAATTGAAAGAAGTGGGGTTCACTCCCGTTTCACTTGGCCCCAGGATCCTGCGGGTCGAGCATGCCGTGCCGGCGTTGATCGGACGAATGATGTGA